Genomic window (Campylobacter magnus):
ATTCCCTAAAAATACTCCCTAACCCCCAAAAACGCAGATAAAGCAAGAGAATTCTAAATTTTAGCGGGGTTTTAGGGTCCCCAAGGGTTTAGGGCGTAGCCCTTATAAAATTTGCTAGCTAGATTTATCTAGTCTAAAAGCGAGCAAAAATCTAGAATTCCTAATCTAGAATTCCTAAAAAGAAACCCCCTAACCCCCAGAAAAACAAAGGAATTCTAGAATTCCCTAGAATAAAATCTAGAATTCCTAAGAAAAAAAACCTAGGAATTCTAGATTTGCTAGCTTAATTTATTGTAATAATCTTATTATAGCTTGCTGGATTTGATTTGCTTGTGCGCTTGCGTAGCTGCCGCTTTGAGATAAAATATTTTGTTTATTAAACTGCGCTACTTCGTTAGCAAAGTCTACATCTCTTATTTGGCTCTCGGCTGCTTTTATGTTTAGGTGAGTTACTGAGATATTGTTTATTGTAGCTGTGATTTGATTTTGTATTGAGCCAATGTTTGAGCGAATACGATCAAGATCACCAAGTGCTACCACAGCTATATCTATCAAAGTTTGCGAGCCATTATATGTAAGAACGCCCGGTTCTTGAGTAACATTTGAACCTTGAGTTCCTACCACTCCATGACCCATTGCCTTTGCTAGCGAGCCAGACATAGGCTCTGTAAGAAAATCATGTAGATTTACAGCAGCTTTATGTGGAGTAGTGCTATCCTCAAATTTAGTTTTTCCATCATCTGAGATACCGGTTGAAACTACGCCTTTTTGATTTTTTGCTATTGTGTTTGCTGGTGTTATGGAGTAGCTGGTAGGTATAGAGCCGTATTTAGAAAAAGTAAGCTCTCCAAGAACAAGAACATCGTTTAAGAATTTTGTTGCATCAGTAGGATCAGTAAATGATAGTCCTAAGGCTCCCTTTGCTCCATTATCATTTGTTTTTATATATATAGGTAAACCGTTGTGGCTATTTAGCATCATGCGACCAGAACCATTATCTATCGTGGCTGTAACACCTGTAAGAGAACTTTGAGAGTTTATAGCATTTAGCACTATGCCATCAGCATCATCCTTTTGAACAGTAGCATTGCTTAAAATTTTATAGCCATTTATACTAAGATCGACTGGACCAAAAAATCCTGATCCAAGTATGGGAACAGGTGTAGCCAAATCGCTCCTAGCACTTGCTCTAATGCCAGTTTCTACATGCACAGCATTTACTCTATCTGTGATGTATTTAAACCCTTGTGTGAGCAAATCTTGACCAGTAAAATTAAACTCTAATTTTTCATTGCCTATAGTTCCATGATTAAGAGTGAAAGTCCACTCAGCTTTGGCAAAGTCAGTTGTGTTTTCATACATAAGAGGTGAGCTAGTAGCAAAAGACAAATGCCCCACAGCCTTGCTATCAGCTCTAGGTATCGTAATAGATATAATTTCATTTGAGTAAGCACCCATTTGAAAGTTTTTATTGCTAAAATTACCATTTAGTAGTTTGTGACCATTAAAAGTAGTCGTGTTTGCGATATTATCAAACTCTTCTAAAAGGCGCATGATATCTTGGTGTATAGCCAAGCGAGAGTCTCTAGTGTGAAAGTCATTTGCAGCCTGTATAGCCTTTACTCTTATGGTATCTATTATCTCTATCTGTTCAGCCATAGCATAATCAGCGGTTTGTAGTATACCTATTGCGTCATTTCCGCTAGCTATGCTTTGCTCTAAGCTACTTGCTTGAGAGCGCAGACTATCAGCCACAGTCATTCCACTAGCATCATTAGCAGCTTTGTTTATGCGCAAACCAGAGCTAAGGTGTTCTAGTGAGGCAGTTAGCTTTTTGTTTGTGCGCTCAGTGCTATTATTAGATGATAGCGATGTTATGTTTGTGTTAATTCTAAAAGACATTTTACCTATTTTATATATAAAATTTCTGCCTTATTATATCGCCAAAATCTTTAAAAAATTTAGCATTTTTATAAAAAAAATATTTTTTTGCTTTTTTGCAATTTTTTTTCTAAAAACCCTTGACAAAAAAAAAATTTTTGACTATAATTCCAGCCTGTCAACAAAAATGCTGGTGTAGCTCAGTTGGTAGAGCTACTGCCTTGTAAGCAGTAGGTCGGCGGTTCAAGTCCGTTCACCAGCTCCATTTTTAATTTTTTTAACAGTGTTTGACCAGTCAATCATAGTCAGGGTGAGATACTCAAGTGGCCAACGAGGGCAGACTGTAAATCTGCTGACTATGTCTTCCGTGGTTCGAATCCACGTCTCACCACCATTAGCTCTTGTGTTTTACACGAGCTGTTACGCGGGATTAGCTCAGTTGGCTAGAGCATCAGCCTTCCAAGCTGAGGGTCGCGGGTTCGAGTCCCGTTTCCCGCTCCAAGACTGAATTCTATAGGAATTCTAGTTTTTACTGGGAGCTGTAACTTCTTTTTTGATGTTACTTCGTTTTGCGAGGGCGATTTTTGTCTGCGCAGATTTTCCAGTTTAGATTTTTTTGTTGTTTACTTAGCTAGCGCATATTCTCTCGCCATAGGCTCATATGGCTCAGAGGTAGAGCACTTCCTTGGTAAGGAAGAGGTCGCGAGTTCAAGTCTCGCTATGAGCTCCAGTTTTAGATGATTCGCTAGTATGTAAATTTGTAATTTAAATTTTTAGCCCGGAGGATACTATGGCAAAAGAAAAATTTAACCGCACCAAACCACATGTAAATGTTGGTACTATCGGTCACGTTGACCACGGCAAGACTACACTAACTGCTGCTATCTCAGCTGTTTTGTCTCGCAAAGGTCTAGCAGAGCTTAAAGATTATGACAATATCGATAATGCTCCAGAAGAAAAAGAGCGCGGTATTACAATCGCAACTTCACATATCGAGTATGAGACTGATGCACGCCACTACGCTCACGTAGACTGCCCAGGACACGCCGACTATGTTAAAAACATGATTACTGGTGCTGCTCAAATGGACGGCGCTATCCTAGTTGTTAGTGCAGCAGATGGCCCAATGCCACAAACTAGAGAGCACATCCTACTATCTCGCCAAGTAGGTGTTCCATACATCGTTGTATTTATGAACAAATGCGATATGGTTGATGACCCAGAGCTTCAAGAGCTAGTTGAAATGGAAATTAGAGAGCTTCTAAGCGAGTATGGTTTCCCTGGTGATGATACTCCAATCATAAAAGGTTCAGCCCTTCAAGCACTAGAAGAAGCAAAAGCAGGCAAAGATGGCGAATGGTCAGCTAAAATTATGGAGCTTATGGCTGCTGTTGATAGCTATATCCCAACTCCAACTCGTGATACTGATAAAGATTTCTTGATGCCTATCGAGGATATCTTCTCAATCTCAGGTCGTGGTACTGTTGTTACAGGACGTGTTGAGAAAGGTGTAGTAAAAGTAGGCGATACTATTGAAATCGTTGGTCTAAGAGATACTCAAACAACAACTGTAACTGGCGTTGAGATGTTCCGCAAAGAAATGGATCAAGGTGAGGCTGGTGATAATGTTGGTGTTCTACTACGCGGAACTAAAAAAGAAGACGTTGAGCGTGGTATGGTTCTTTGTAAACCAAAATCAATCACTCCTCATACAAAATTTGAAGCAGAGGTTTATATTCTTACAAAAGACGAAGGTGGACGCCACACTCCATTCTTTAACAACTATCGCCCACAATTCTATGTGCGCACAACAGATGTTACTGGCTCAATCACTCTAGCAGCTGGCACAGAGATGGTTATGCCTGGTGATAATGTTAAGATCACTGTTGAGCTAATCGCTCCAGTTGCGCTAGAAGATGGAACTCGCTTTGCGATTCGCGAAGGTGGCCGCACAGTTGGTTCAGGCGTTGTTTCTAAAATCCTAAGCTAAGCTTAGAATTCTAGAATTCCCTATGGCGAATTTTACTTATTGTAGAATTCGCCTTTAAAAAATTTTAAAAGAGAAAAAAATGGCAAGTAATACTCGTATTAAAATAGGTCTAAAATGTTCTGAGTGTGGTGATATCAACTATACTACCACTAAAAACAGCAAAAAAACAACTGATAAAATTGAGCTTAAAAAATATTGCCCACGCCTTAAAAAGCATACGGTGCATAAAGAAACTAAGCTTAAATAATATTGCCCTTAGGGCAGTAGCTCCAACGGTAGAGCGCCGGATTCCAAATCCGATGGTTGGGGGTTCGAATCCCTCCTGCCCTGCCATTATAAGGTTTTAAATGAATAAGTTGATAGGATATTTCAGACTTGCTCGTGCTGAGCTAGCTAAGGTCATTTTCCCTACAAAAGAGCAGGTGCGAACTGCTTTTATAGCTGTTGTTTCAGTTGTAGCTGTAGTTTCAATATTTCTAGCACTTGTAGATTTGCTAATGAGTTTTAGCATTTCTAAATTTGTAGCATAAGGAATCGCTATGTCACATAAATGGTATGCTATTCAAACTTATGCAGGTAGTGAAATGGCTGTTAAAAGAGCTATTGAAAATTTAGTAGTTGATCACGGAATTCCTGAGAAATTAGCACAAATCCTTGTGCCAACTGAGGATGTTATAGAGATCAAAAATGGTAAGCAAAAGATTAAAGAGCGTAGCCTTTATTCTGGTTATGTTTTTGCTAATCTTGAGCTAGATACTAGTCTTTGGCATTTGATTCAATCTTTACCAAAGGTTAGCAGATTTATCGGCGAGGCAAAAAAGCCAAGCCCACTTAGCGAAAAAGATGTAAAACAAATCATCGAAAAAGCAAGTACAAAAGAAGCACCTAAACCAAAAATTTCTTTTGAGCCAGGTGAGATTGTGCGTGTTACTGATGGTCCGTTTGCGAACTTTAACGCTACAGTTGAAGAATATAATATGTTTCAAGGTAAATTGCGCCTAAATGTTTCAATCTTTGGTCGCAATACACCAGTTGAGATAGAATACACAAAAGTCGAGAAGATCATCTAAGGAGTAGAAAATGGCTAAAAAAGTCGTTGGTGAAATCAAGCTTCAAATTGCTGCTACAAAAGCAAATCCAAGCCCACCAGTTGGTCCAGCTCTTGGTCAACAAGGTGTTAATATTATGGAATTCTGTAAAGCATTTAATGAGCGCACAAAAGATATGGCTGGCTTTAATATCCCAGTTGTTATCACTGTTTATGCTGATAAAAGCTTTACATTTATTACTAAACAACCACCTGCAACTGACCTTATCAAAAAAGCAGCTGGTGTGCAAAAAGGTGCTGACAACCCTCTTAAAAACAAAGTTGGCAAGCTTACAAAAGCTCAAGTTCTTGAGATAGTTGAGAAAAAAATAGCTGATCTTAATACTAAAGATCGTGAGCAAGCTGCTAAGATTATAGCTGGTTCAGCTCGCTCTATGGGAATTACTGTAGAGGACTAAGTCTATTACCACGCAGACTTTAAATACTAAGTGGAAGCAAAATTTGCGGAGAATATAATGTCAAAAATAACTAAAAGATTTAAAACTTTGCTTGAAAAAGTAGATTCTAGCAAAGATTATGTACTTGATGAAGCTATTACTACAGTAAAAACTCTTGCATCAGCTAAGTTTGATGAAACTGTAGAGATCGCTCTAAGCCTAAATGTTGACCCACGCCACGCTGATCAAATGGTTCGTGGTTCTGTTGTGCTACCTGCTGGAACTGGAAAAAAGGTTCGTGTAGCAGTAGTCGCAAAAGATGCTAAAGCTGATGAGGCTAAAGCAGCTGGTGCTGATATTGTTGGTGCTGAGGATTTTATCGATGAGATAGCTAAAGGTGTGATTAACTTTGATGTGCTTATCGCTACTCCAAATTTAATGGGTGTTCTTGGTAAAGTAGCTAGAACACTTGGACCAAAAGGCTTGATGCCTAGTCCAAAAACTGGCACAGTAACTATGGATGTTGCTCAAGCTGTTAGCAATGCTAAAAGTGGTCAAGTTAACTTCCGTGTTGACAAACAAGGAAATATCCACGCTGGTGTAGGTAAAGTAAGCTTTAGCAAAGAAAAACTAAGCGAAAACCTACAAACTTTTGTAAAAGCTATTAACCGCCAAAAACCTGCATCTGCTAAAGGACGCTACATCAAATCTGCGGCTCTTAGCCTTACAATGAGCCCATCTCTTAGCCTTGATGTTCAAGAGCTACTTGATATGAAATAATCTTAGATTGGAGATAGTCGGAGTCTTTGACTTAATTTTTAAGGAATTCTAGAATTCCTTAAAGTCCTGCTTGAAATCGCCTTTCGGAAAGGAGAAGAAAGTGACTAGAGAAGAAAAAGCTAAAATAATTTCACAACTACAAGATGAATTTAGTAGTGATATGGCTATTGTAGTTGCTGATTTTAAAGGTCTTACTACAAAAAAGCTTGAAGCTTTGCGCGATGCTGCAAGAGCTGCTGATGTAAAGGTTCAAAT
Coding sequences:
- a CDS encoding flagellin N-terminal helical domain-containing protein, with protein sequence MSFRINTNITSLSSNNSTERTNKKLTASLEHLSSGLRINKAANDASGMTVADSLRSQASSLEQSIASGNDAIGILQTADYAMAEQIEIIDTIRVKAIQAANDFHTRDSRLAIHQDIMRLLEEFDNIANTTTFNGHKLLNGNFSNKNFQMGAYSNEIISITIPRADSKAVGHLSFATSSPLMYENTTDFAKAEWTFTLNHGTIGNEKLEFNFTGQDLLTQGFKYITDRVNAVHVETGIRASARSDLATPVPILGSGFFGPVDLSINGYKILSNATVQKDDADGIVLNAINSQSSLTGVTATIDNGSGRMMLNSHNGLPIYIKTNDNGAKGALGLSFTDPTDATKFLNDVLVLGELTFSKYGSIPTSYSITPANTIAKNQKGVVSTGISDDGKTKFEDSTTPHKAAVNLHDFLTEPMSGSLAKAMGHGVVGTQGSNVTQEPGVLTYNGSQTLIDIAVVALGDLDRIRSNIGSIQNQITATINNISVTHLNIKAAESQIRDVDFANEVAQFNKQNILSQSGSYASAQANQIQQAIIRLLQ
- the tuf gene encoding elongation factor Tu → MAKEKFNRTKPHVNVGTIGHVDHGKTTLTAAISAVLSRKGLAELKDYDNIDNAPEEKERGITIATSHIEYETDARHYAHVDCPGHADYVKNMITGAAQMDGAILVVSAADGPMPQTREHILLSRQVGVPYIVVFMNKCDMVDDPELQELVEMEIRELLSEYGFPGDDTPIIKGSALQALEEAKAGKDGEWSAKIMELMAAVDSYIPTPTRDTDKDFLMPIEDIFSISGRGTVVTGRVEKGVVKVGDTIEIVGLRDTQTTTVTGVEMFRKEMDQGEAGDNVGVLLRGTKKEDVERGMVLCKPKSITPHTKFEAEVYILTKDEGGRHTPFFNNYRPQFYVRTTDVTGSITLAAGTEMVMPGDNVKITVELIAPVALEDGTRFAIREGGRTVGSGVVSKILS
- the rpmG gene encoding 50S ribosomal protein L33, whose product is MASNTRIKIGLKCSECGDINYTTTKNSKKTTDKIELKKYCPRLKKHTVHKETKLK
- the secE gene encoding preprotein translocase subunit SecE codes for the protein MNKLIGYFRLARAELAKVIFPTKEQVRTAFIAVVSVVAVVSIFLALVDLLMSFSISKFVA
- the nusG gene encoding transcription termination/antitermination protein NusG; the protein is MSHKWYAIQTYAGSEMAVKRAIENLVVDHGIPEKLAQILVPTEDVIEIKNGKQKIKERSLYSGYVFANLELDTSLWHLIQSLPKVSRFIGEAKKPSPLSEKDVKQIIEKASTKEAPKPKISFEPGEIVRVTDGPFANFNATVEEYNMFQGKLRLNVSIFGRNTPVEIEYTKVEKII
- the rplK gene encoding 50S ribosomal protein L11 — translated: MAKKVVGEIKLQIAATKANPSPPVGPALGQQGVNIMEFCKAFNERTKDMAGFNIPVVITVYADKSFTFITKQPPATDLIKKAAGVQKGADNPLKNKVGKLTKAQVLEIVEKKIADLNTKDREQAAKIIAGSARSMGITVED
- the rplA gene encoding 50S ribosomal protein L1, which codes for MSKITKRFKTLLEKVDSSKDYVLDEAITTVKTLASAKFDETVEIALSLNVDPRHADQMVRGSVVLPAGTGKKVRVAVVAKDAKADEAKAAGADIVGAEDFIDEIAKGVINFDVLIATPNLMGVLGKVARTLGPKGLMPSPKTGTVTMDVAQAVSNAKSGQVNFRVDKQGNIHAGVGKVSFSKEKLSENLQTFVKAINRQKPASAKGRYIKSAALSLTMSPSLSLDVQELLDMK